The proteins below are encoded in one region of Campylobacter rectus:
- a CDS encoding glucose-6-phosphate isomerase, whose protein sequence is MLKNELFFERTPITTIASYAERMNDELKGGKIGYYHLPEIGANLLGEIAEFEATLSHIKSVVLVGIGGSSLGVKALKTMLPGAKRSRERELYFLDNVDAFSFERVCASIKFDETLFVVSSKSGTTIETITLFKCILARFDSPNLSKNFIVITDPASPLEVYARQNGVKFFNIPKNVGGRFSVLSAIGLVPLMLCGYDAAALLEGARACKRRFLEDGDDTLLQKAYHYATHKNAKINVVFSYGDRFLEFNDWYVQLWAESLGKKKGYKRYGLTPVGLIGSRDQHSFLQLIMDGVKDKTVSFIKVALADADAAVPNLSLNGLEGCDFVNGLSLGELINAQCGATTHALVQEGISTDVIELERLDEASAGFLIYYFELLTSATGIMLGINTYDQPGVEVGKRILKTMLTAGK, encoded by the coding sequence ATGCTAAAAAATGAGCTGTTTTTTGAGCGCACACCCATAACCACGATCGCATCTTACGCCGAGCGTATGAACGACGAGCTAAAAGGCGGCAAGATCGGCTACTATCACCTGCCCGAGATCGGGGCAAATTTGCTCGGCGAAATCGCCGAATTTGAAGCTACCCTCTCGCATATAAAAAGCGTCGTACTGGTAGGTATCGGCGGCAGCAGTCTAGGCGTAAAAGCGCTAAAAACGATGCTACCTGGCGCAAAAAGGAGCCGCGAGCGAGAGCTTTATTTTCTCGATAACGTGGACGCCTTTAGCTTCGAGCGCGTTTGCGCTAGCATCAAATTTGACGAGACGCTTTTTGTCGTCTCGTCAAAATCGGGCACCACGATCGAGACGATCACGCTTTTTAAGTGTATTTTAGCGCGCTTTGACTCGCCAAATTTGAGCAAAAACTTTATCGTCATCACCGATCCCGCCTCGCCGTTGGAGGTCTACGCCAGGCAAAACGGCGTCAAATTTTTTAACATCCCCAAAAACGTCGGCGGTAGATTTAGCGTACTTAGCGCGATCGGACTCGTGCCGCTGATGCTGTGCGGATACGACGCGGCGGCGCTGCTGGAGGGCGCGCGGGCATGTAAGAGGCGATTTTTAGAGGACGGCGACGATACGCTACTGCAAAAGGCCTACCACTACGCGACGCACAAAAACGCTAAAATCAACGTCGTTTTTAGCTATGGCGATAGATTTTTAGAGTTTAACGACTGGTATGTGCAGCTATGGGCGGAGAGTCTGGGCAAGAAAAAGGGCTACAAACGCTACGGCCTAACGCCGGTGGGGCTGATTGGCTCGCGCGACCAGCATAGCTTTTTGCAGCTGATTATGGACGGAGTAAAAGATAAAACGGTAAGCTTTATCAAGGTGGCGCTTGCGGATGCAGATGCGGCGGTACCGAACCTAAGCCTAAACGGACTTGAGGGCTGCGACTTCGTAAACGGGCTAAGTCTGGGCGAGCTAATAAATGCTCAGTGCGGCGCCACGACTCATGCGCTGGTACAAGAAGGCATCAGCACGGACGTCATCGAGCTTGAGCGGCTGGATGAAGCGAGTGCGGGATTTTTGATTTATTATTTCGAGCTTCTCACGTCGGCTACGGGCATTATGCTAGGCATAAACACCTACGACCAGCCCGGCGTCGAAGTCGGCAAACGCATACTAAAGACGATGCTAACGGCGGGCAAATAA
- the galU gene encoding UTP--glucose-1-phosphate uridylyltransferase GalU: protein MIQTCLFPAAGYGTRFLPATKSLPKEMLPILTKPLIHYGVDEALEAGMKNMAFITGRGKRALEDYFDISYELEHQISGTNKEHLLIEIRELMASCTFSFTRQESMRGLGNAIHTGKVLVRDEPFGVVLADDLCINEEGEGVLAQMVKIYEKYRCSIVAVMEVPIEQSKNYGIVTGRAIEDDLLMVSDMVEKPDPKEAPSNLAVIGRYILTPDIFTILEHTKPGKNGEVQITDALKEQAKGGMVLAYKFKGKRFDCGSVEGFVQATNFFYELGKNAKK from the coding sequence ATGATACAGACTTGTTTATTTCCGGCTGCGGGCTACGGCACTAGATTTTTGCCCGCGACCAAATCGTTGCCAAAGGAGATGCTGCCGATCCTCACAAAGCCGCTCATTCACTACGGCGTGGATGAGGCGCTGGAAGCGGGTATGAAAAATATGGCCTTCATCACGGGTCGCGGCAAGCGCGCGCTGGAGGATTATTTCGACATCAGCTACGAGCTCGAGCATCAAATCTCTGGCACGAACAAAGAGCACCTGCTCATCGAGATTAGAGAGCTGATGGCGAGCTGCACGTTTTCATTCACGCGTCAAGAGAGTATGCGAGGGCTTGGTAACGCGATCCACACAGGCAAAGTCCTCGTGCGAGACGAGCCCTTTGGCGTGGTGCTGGCCGATGACCTCTGCATCAACGAAGAGGGCGAAGGCGTGCTGGCTCAAATGGTAAAAATCTACGAGAAATACCGCTGCTCTATCGTCGCCGTGATGGAGGTGCCGATCGAGCAGAGCAAAAACTACGGCATAGTCACGGGCCGCGCGATCGAGGACGACCTACTGATGGTGAGCGATATGGTCGAAAAACCGGATCCCAAGGAAGCTCCGAGCAACCTAGCCGTTATCGGCCGCTACATCCTCACGCCCGACATCTTTACGATTTTAGAGCACACCAAGCCCGGCAAAAACGGCGAAGTGCAGATCACCGATGCGCTAAAAGAGCAGGCCAAAGGCGGCATGGTGCTGGCGTATAAATTTAAAGGCAAGCGCTTTGATTGCGGCAGCGTCGAGGGATTCGTGCAGGCGACCAATTTCTTCTACGAGCTAGGCAAAAATGCTAAAAAATGA